The following coding sequences are from one Desulfovibrio psychrotolerans window:
- a CDS encoding phage portal protein produces MGKISDFFRMGRRAADIEPQPEPRRHTRKALPRITLRGYESAEGGRLESSWSRIPQSPITIVEREWLTLCARGRDAQMNMDHGKKFLRLVRKNVVGASGVLVIPTVTFPDGSMDALACKAIAEAWREWGLMPEVTETLTWRELQGLAVQSVARDGEIFVQKLKGRDYGKYRYQLQLIDATRIPPTLREDLRNGNRIRAGIEFTPAGKRVAFYIRVDVEDYADGYTFGGAKYQRVPASDMIHLFLPEFIGQPRGLSWMGTALKRLHHLSRYETAAVINARVGATKSGFFQADPEYVDVTGDPEDELDFPEFAEPGEFDVIPPGYTFKEYNPQYPQGEFKTFTSACLTSAAAGLDVSYSALTGDLSGANYSSLRAGALDERETWKDLQQWFVDKLVRSVYEDWVSVAVLAQAITIGPTPLRIDRVAQYKRARFQPRRWAWVDPAKDANAHRTEQDGLMRSVSESIRESGRDPDEVFDEIAEERRKWGEKGIALAATKAAPIIEEEPDNADEAAGTDETDKG; encoded by the coding sequence ATGGGTAAGATTTCCGATTTTTTCAGAATGGGCCGCAGGGCCGCAGACATTGAGCCGCAGCCGGAACCCCGCCGCCATACCCGTAAGGCGTTGCCACGTATTACCTTGCGTGGCTATGAATCCGCCGAAGGTGGCCGCCTTGAATCCTCCTGGTCCCGCATTCCGCAAAGCCCGATTACCATTGTGGAACGTGAGTGGCTTACTTTGTGTGCGCGTGGGCGTGATGCGCAGATGAACATGGACCACGGCAAAAAGTTTTTGCGACTAGTGCGTAAAAATGTGGTTGGTGCATCGGGCGTTCTCGTTATTCCTACTGTCACCTTCCCGGATGGCAGCATGGACGCACTGGCCTGCAAGGCCATTGCGGAAGCCTGGCGCGAGTGGGGCTTGATGCCCGAAGTAACGGAAACGCTTACCTGGCGAGAACTGCAAGGGTTGGCCGTTCAGAGCGTTGCGCGTGATGGTGAAATTTTTGTGCAGAAGCTGAAAGGGCGGGACTATGGCAAGTACCGCTATCAACTGCAACTGATTGACGCTACCCGCATCCCCCCGACTTTGCGCGAAGACTTGCGCAACGGCAACCGCATTCGCGCTGGTATCGAATTTACCCCCGCAGGCAAGCGGGTTGCCTTCTATATCCGTGTTGATGTTGAAGACTATGCAGACGGCTACACGTTCGGCGGTGCAAAGTACCAGCGTGTACCGGCTTCCGACATGATTCACCTGTTTTTGCCTGAGTTCATAGGGCAGCCGCGCGGCCTGTCATGGATGGGAACCGCATTGAAGCGCCTGCATCATCTTTCCCGCTATGAAACCGCCGCCGTTATCAACGCGCGGGTGGGGGCCACGAAGTCCGGTTTTTTCCAGGCCGACCCCGAATATGTGGACGTTACGGGCGACCCCGAAGACGAACTGGATTTTCCCGAGTTCGCAGAGCCGGGAGAGTTCGACGTTATCCCCCCCGGCTACACCTTCAAGGAATACAACCCGCAGTACCCGCAGGGCGAGTTCAAGACTTTCACTAGTGCGTGTCTCACATCGGCCGCCGCCGGGTTGGACGTATCCTATTCCGCACTAACCGGGGACCTTTCAGGCGCAAACTATTCCAGCCTACGGGCCGGGGCGCTTGATGAGCGCGAAACCTGGAAGGACTTGCAGCAATGGTTCGTGGATAAGCTGGTGCGGTCTGTGTACGAGGATTGGGTTTCTGTGGCCGTACTGGCCCAGGCCATAACCATAGGGCCTACGCCCCTGCGCATTGACCGCGTGGCGCAATACAAGCGCGCCAGGTTTCAGCCGCGCCGGTGGGCCTGGGTTGATCCGGCCAAGGATGCCAACGCCCACCGCACGGAACAGGACGGCCTTATGCGGTCTGTGTCCGAATCCATCCGCGAAAGCGGCCGTGATCCTGATGAGGTGTTTGATGAAATCGCAGAGGAGCGCCGTAAGTGGGGTGAAAAGGGCATTGCCCTGGCAGCAACTAAGGCGGCCCCGATAATTGAGGAGGAACCGGATAATGCCGACGAAGCAGCCGGAACAGACGAAACCGACAAGGGATAG